A genomic segment from Pseudoxanthomonas sp. CF385 encodes:
- the glnA gene encoding type I glutamate--ammonia ligase, with the protein MSVENVEKLIKDNKVEFVDLRFVDMRGVEQHVTFPVSIVDASLFEDGKMFDGSSISGWKGINESDMVLLPDPSSAYLDPFYADPTLVLICDILDPATMQGYSRDPRGIAKRAEAHLKASGIADVAFFGPEPEFFIFDSVQFANDMGHAFFKINSEEGAWNSGKSYDGANSGYRPGIKGGYFPVPPTDSLHDLRAEMCKTLEQVGIEVEVHHHEVATAGQCEIGAKFNTLVQKADELQRMKYVVRNVAHRNGKTATFMPKPIVGDNGSGMHVHQSLAKGGTNLFTGDGYGGLSQLALWYIGGIFKHAKAINAFANSGTNSYKRLVPGFEAPVMLAYSARNRSASCRIPWVANPKARRIEIRFPDPLQSGYLTFTALMMAGLDGIKNQIDPGAPSDKDLYDLPPEEEKNIPQVCSSLDQALDALDKDRDFLKAGGVMSDDFIDAYIALKMQEVTKFRAATHPLEYQLYYAN; encoded by the coding sequence ATGTCTGTGGAGAATGTTGAAAAGCTGATCAAGGACAACAAGGTCGAGTTCGTCGACCTGCGCTTTGTCGACATGCGCGGTGTTGAACAGCACGTCACCTTCCCGGTCAGCATCGTGGACGCCTCGCTGTTCGAGGACGGCAAGATGTTCGACGGCTCGTCCATCTCGGGCTGGAAGGGCATCAACGAGTCCGACATGGTCCTGCTGCCCGACCCGAGCAGCGCCTACCTGGATCCGTTCTACGCCGATCCGACCCTGGTCCTGATCTGCGACATCCTGGACCCGGCCACCATGCAGGGCTATTCGCGCGACCCGCGCGGCATCGCCAAGCGCGCCGAAGCCCACCTGAAGGCCAGCGGCATCGCCGACGTCGCCTTCTTCGGCCCGGAGCCCGAATTCTTCATCTTCGATTCGGTGCAGTTCGCCAACGACATGGGCCACGCGTTCTTCAAGATCAATTCCGAGGAAGGCGCCTGGAATAGCGGCAAGAGCTACGACGGCGCCAACAGCGGCTACCGTCCGGGCATCAAGGGTGGCTACTTCCCGGTGCCGCCGACCGATTCGCTGCACGACCTGCGTGCCGAGATGTGCAAGACGCTGGAGCAGGTCGGCATCGAAGTCGAAGTGCACCACCACGAAGTCGCCACCGCCGGCCAGTGCGAGATCGGCGCCAAGTTCAACACGCTGGTGCAGAAGGCCGACGAACTGCAGCGGATGAAGTACGTGGTCCGCAACGTGGCCCACCGCAACGGCAAGACCGCGACCTTCATGCCCAAGCCGATCGTCGGCGACAACGGCAGCGGCATGCACGTGCACCAGTCGCTCGCCAAGGGCGGCACCAACCTGTTCACCGGCGACGGCTACGGCGGCCTGTCGCAGCTGGCGCTGTGGTACATCGGCGGCATCTTCAAGCACGCCAAGGCGATCAACGCCTTCGCCAACTCGGGCACCAACAGCTACAAGCGCCTGGTGCCGGGCTTCGAAGCGCCGGTGATGCTGGCCTACTCGGCGCGCAACCGTTCGGCCTCGTGCCGCATTCCGTGGGTCGCCAATCCTAAGGCGCGCCGCATCGAGATCCGCTTCCCCGATCCGCTGCAGTCGGGCTACCTGACCTTCACCGCGCTGATGATGGCCGGCCTGGACGGCATCAAGAACCAGATCGACCCGGGCGCTCCTTCCGACAAGGACCTGTACGACCTGCCGCCGGAAGAAGAGAAGAACATCCCGCAGGTCTGTTCCAGCCTGGACCAGGCGCTGGACGCGCTGGACAAGGATCGCGACTTCCTCAAGGCCGGCGGCGTGATGTCCGACGACTTCATCGATGCGTACATCGCGCTGAAGATGCAGGAAGTCACCAAGTTCCGCGCGGCCACGCACCCGCTGGAATACCAGCTGTACTACGCCAACTGA
- the ntrC gene encoding nitrogen regulation protein NR(I): MSTDRLAAATHATDARRIWVVDDDRSVRFVLATALRDAGYSVDGFDSAAAALQALGARGAPDLLFTDVRMPGDDGLVLLDKLKATHPQLPVIVMSAYTDVASTAGAFRGGAHEFLSKPFDLDDAVALAARTLPDAGDAAEAVPEGDARTATPQLIGDTPAMRALFRAIGRLAQAPLSVLITGETGTGKELVAHALHHESPRARKPFVALNTAAIPAELLESELFGHEAGAFTGAQKRHIGRFEQADGGTLFLDEIGDMPLPLQTRLLRVLAEGEFFRVGGRELIRVDVRVIAATHQDLDGLVAEGRFRADLLHRLNVVRLQLPPLRERRADVPQLAENFLAMATRKLDIAPKRFANAALDLLQAYDWPGNVRELENVCWRLAALAPADVINTTDLQGALSHAPVAGGGRGEWDHALAEWARRRLLEGAESLHAEARERLDRTLLEVALDLTHGRRAEAAVKLGVGRNTVTRKLGPGRKRG; this comes from the coding sequence ATGTCCACTGATCGCCTGGCTGCGGCCACCCACGCCACCGACGCGCGCCGCATCTGGGTGGTCGACGACGACCGCTCGGTGCGTTTCGTGCTGGCCACCGCGCTGCGCGATGCCGGCTATTCCGTGGACGGCTTCGACAGCGCGGCGGCCGCCCTGCAGGCGCTGGGCGCGCGCGGTGCGCCGGACCTGCTGTTCACCGACGTGCGCATGCCCGGCGACGATGGGCTGGTGCTGCTCGACAAACTGAAGGCCACGCATCCGCAGCTGCCGGTGATCGTGATGTCGGCGTACACCGATGTGGCCAGCACCGCCGGTGCCTTCCGCGGCGGCGCGCATGAATTCCTGTCCAAGCCCTTCGACCTCGACGACGCCGTCGCGCTGGCAGCGCGCACGCTGCCCGATGCCGGCGACGCGGCCGAGGCGGTGCCGGAAGGCGATGCGCGCACCGCCACGCCGCAGCTGATCGGCGACACGCCCGCGATGCGCGCGCTGTTCCGGGCGATCGGGCGGCTGGCGCAGGCGCCGTTGTCGGTGCTGATCACCGGCGAGACCGGCACCGGCAAGGAGCTGGTCGCGCACGCGTTGCACCATGAGTCGCCGCGCGCGCGCAAACCGTTCGTCGCGCTCAACACCGCCGCGATTCCCGCCGAGCTGCTGGAGAGCGAGTTGTTCGGCCACGAAGCCGGCGCGTTCACCGGCGCGCAGAAGCGCCACATCGGCCGCTTCGAACAGGCCGACGGCGGCACGCTGTTCCTCGACGAGATCGGCGACATGCCGCTGCCGCTGCAGACGCGCCTGCTGCGCGTGCTGGCGGAGGGCGAGTTCTTCCGCGTCGGCGGCCGCGAACTGATCCGCGTCGACGTGCGGGTGATCGCCGCGACCCACCAGGACCTCGATGGCCTGGTCGCGGAAGGCCGCTTCCGCGCCGACCTGCTGCATCGCCTCAACGTGGTCCGCCTGCAGCTGCCACCGCTGCGCGAGCGCCGGGCCGACGTGCCGCAGCTGGCGGAGAACTTCCTGGCGATGGCCACGCGCAAGCTCGACATCGCACCCAAGCGCTTCGCCAATGCGGCGCTCGACCTGCTGCAGGCCTACGACTGGCCGGGCAACGTGCGCGAGCTGGAGAACGTGTGCTGGCGCCTGGCCGCGCTGGCGCCAGCCGACGTCATCAACACGACGGACCTGCAGGGCGCGCTGTCGCACGCACCGGTGGCCGGGGGCGGGCGCGGCGAATGGGACCATGCGTTGGCCGAGTGGGCGCGCCGTCGCCTGCTGGAAGGCGCGGAGTCGCTGCATGCCGAAGCGCGCGAGCGGCTGGACCGCACGTTGCTGGAAGTGGCACTCGACCTGACCCACGGCCGTCGCGCGGAAGCGGCGGTGAAGCTCGGCGTGGGACGCAACACCGTGACGCGCAAGTTGGGGCCGGGCCGCAAGCGCGGATGA
- a CDS encoding acetyl-CoA C-acetyltransferase: MPASRPVAILGGVRIPFCRQNTAYADVGNLGMSVRTLGALVERFGLHGQQLGEVAMGAVIKHSSDWNLGREAALSSGLSPLTPGITLQRACGTSLDTIIHIGNKIALGQIESGIGGGSDTTSEVPIVYGKKLRARLLAANRAKTTQDKLKALVSGFKFGELKPEFPGVAEPRTGKSMGDHCEDMAKEWSISRDSQDELAVASHKKLAAAYERGFFEDLIAPFRGLERDNILRPDTSLEKLATLKPAFDKISGRGTLTAANSTPLTDGAAAVLLSSDEWAKAHGHEPLAYLKDAQVSAVDFVHGEGLLMAPTIAVPEMLKRNGLTLQDFDIYEIHEAFAAQVLCTLRAWESEDYCRNRLGLDAPLGRIDPAKMNPNGSSLATGHPFAATGARIVATVAKELKQRGGGRALVSICTAGGMGVVAIIER, from the coding sequence ATGCCCGCATCCCGTCCCGTCGCCATCCTCGGCGGCGTCCGCATTCCGTTCTGCCGCCAGAACACGGCCTACGCGGATGTGGGGAACCTGGGCATGTCGGTGCGCACGCTGGGCGCGCTGGTCGAGCGCTTCGGCCTGCACGGCCAGCAGCTGGGCGAAGTGGCGATGGGCGCGGTGATCAAGCATTCGTCGGACTGGAACCTCGGCCGCGAAGCGGCGCTGTCGTCCGGCCTCTCGCCGCTGACGCCGGGCATCACCCTGCAGCGCGCCTGCGGCACCAGCCTCGACACGATCATCCATATCGGCAACAAGATCGCGCTCGGCCAGATCGAGTCCGGCATCGGCGGCGGTTCGGACACTACCTCCGAGGTGCCGATCGTCTACGGCAAGAAGTTGCGCGCGCGGCTGCTCGCCGCCAATCGTGCCAAGACCACGCAGGACAAGCTGAAGGCGCTGGTCAGCGGCTTCAAGTTCGGCGAACTGAAGCCCGAGTTCCCCGGCGTGGCCGAGCCGCGCACCGGCAAGAGCATGGGCGACCACTGCGAAGACATGGCGAAGGAGTGGAGCATCTCGCGCGATTCCCAGGACGAGTTGGCCGTGGCCTCGCACAAGAAACTGGCCGCGGCGTACGAGCGTGGCTTCTTCGAGGATCTGATCGCACCGTTCCGCGGCCTGGAGCGCGACAACATCCTGCGCCCGGACACCTCGCTGGAAAAACTGGCCACGCTGAAGCCGGCGTTCGACAAGATATCCGGCCGCGGCACGCTGACCGCCGCCAATTCCACGCCGCTGACCGACGGCGCCGCCGCGGTGCTGCTGTCCAGCGACGAGTGGGCGAAGGCGCACGGCCACGAGCCGCTGGCCTATCTGAAGGATGCGCAGGTCTCGGCGGTCGACTTCGTCCACGGCGAAGGCCTGCTGATGGCGCCCACCATCGCCGTGCCGGAAATGCTCAAGCGCAACGGCCTGACGCTGCAGGACTTCGACATCTACGAGATCCACGAAGCCTTCGCCGCGCAGGTGCTGTGCACGCTGCGCGCGTGGGAGAGCGAGGACTACTGCCGCAACCGCCTGGGCCTGGATGCGCCGCTGGGCAGGATCGATCCGGCGAAGATGAATCCGAACGGGTCCTCGCTGGCGACGGGCCATCCCTTCGCCGCCACCGGTGCGCGCATCGTCGCCACCGTGGCGAAGGAACTGAAGCAGCGCGGCGGTGGCCGCGCGCTGGTCTCGATCTGCACCGCCGGCGGCATGGGCGTCGTGGCGATCATCGAGCGCTGA
- a CDS encoding P-II family nitrogen regulator → MKLITAIIRPFKLDEVRESLSQAGVSGITVTEVKGFGRQKGHTELYRGAEYVVDFLPKIKIETVVTDERLDAVIEAIQQAAGTGKIGDGKIFVTTIDQVIRIRTGEVGADAL, encoded by the coding sequence ATGAAACTGATCACCGCCATCATCCGGCCGTTCAAGCTCGACGAGGTCCGAGAGTCCTTGTCGCAAGCGGGCGTGTCCGGCATCACCGTGACCGAAGTGAAAGGCTTCGGCCGGCAGAAGGGCCACACCGAGCTGTACCGCGGCGCCGAGTACGTCGTCGATTTCCTGCCGAAGATCAAGATCGAAACCGTCGTCACCGACGAGCGACTGGATGCCGTCATCGAAGCCATCCAGCAGGCGGCCGGCACCGGCAAGATCGGTGACGGCAAGATCTTCGTCACCACCATCGATCAGGTCATCCGCATCCGCACCGGCGAAGTCGGCGCGGACGCGCTCTAA
- a CDS encoding superoxide dismutase family protein — MRIALLAAASALTLAACSTTPSTPTASTPEVPTTSTAKQAIAVLASASASRVSGSVTLVPMGKGLHLTGEVGGLPANSTHAFHIHEKGDCSAADASSAGPHFNPFNAAHGKAGSGAHHAGDMNNLTADAEGVAKINVHLEGVTLGGGAVNDVSGRALIVHAAADDYASQPAGNAGARVACGIIKVTQ, encoded by the coding sequence ATGCGCATTGCCCTGCTGGCCGCCGCGTCGGCCCTCACGCTCGCCGCGTGCAGCACCACGCCGTCGACGCCCACGGCATCCACGCCCGAGGTGCCCACCACCAGCACCGCCAAGCAGGCGATCGCGGTGCTGGCGTCCGCGTCCGCCAGCCGTGTCAGCGGCAGCGTCACCCTGGTGCCGATGGGCAAGGGCCTGCACCTGACCGGCGAAGTCGGGGGCTTGCCGGCCAACAGCACGCATGCGTTCCACATCCACGAGAAGGGCGACTGCAGCGCCGCCGACGCGAGCAGCGCAGGCCCGCACTTCAATCCCTTCAACGCGGCGCACGGCAAGGCCGGTAGCGGCGCGCATCATGCCGGCGACATGAACAACCTCACCGCCGATGCCGAAGGCGTGGCGAAGATCAACGTGCACCTGGAAGGCGTCACCCTCGGCGGCGGCGCGGTCAACGATGTGTCGGGTCGTGCGCTGATCGTGCACGCGGCCGCGGACGATTACGCGAGCCAGCCGGCCGGCAACGCCGGCGCACGCGTGGCGTGCGGCATCATCAAGGTCACCCAGTAA
- a CDS encoding ammonium transporter, producing the protein MKTRLFSGWKTRAQMVCLAALCGLMTVGVASTAFAAQDTAAPTTEAPAADAAPAADAAPAPVEAAAAPAETVAAPAEAAAAPAEETPAAAPVVDKGDVAWMLTSTLLVLLMVVPGLALFYGGMVRSKNVLSVLVQVITVFSLLVVLWIVYGYSLAFSGEGQWLGNLDKLFLKGVGIDTLAATFSDGVSLPEYVFVAFQSTFAGITGALIVGAFAERMKFAAVILFSIIWFTLGYLPIAHIVWATGGYLFELGALDFAGGTVVHINAGVAGLIGAYFVGKRLGYGQTALKPHNVTLTYVGASLLWVGWFGFNAGSNLEANAGAALAFINTLVATAAAVIAWALAEKIFKGKSSALGVASGAVAGLVGITPAAGLVGPFGAVAIGFIAAIACVWGVTGLKRLLKVDDTADVFGVHAVGGIVGAILTGVFYNPAWGGQGGEDFDLVAQVIKQATGVGLTIVWIGVVSVIGFLVAKLVFGLRVAEDAEREGLDIASHGESAYEA; encoded by the coding sequence ATGAAGACTCGACTGTTCTCCGGGTGGAAGACCCGTGCCCAGATGGTGTGCCTGGCCGCGCTGTGCGGCCTGATGACGGTAGGCGTGGCCTCGACGGCGTTCGCCGCGCAGGACACCGCCGCCCCCACGACCGAAGCGCCCGCTGCCGATGCCGCCCCCGCGGCCGACGCCGCGCCTGCACCGGTCGAAGCGGCCGCCGCGCCTGCGGAAACCGTTGCGGCCCCGGCGGAAGCCGCTGCCGCGCCGGCCGAGGAAACCCCGGCCGCCGCGCCGGTGGTGGACAAGGGCGACGTGGCGTGGATGCTCACGTCCACGCTGCTGGTGCTGCTGATGGTGGTGCCGGGCCTGGCCCTGTTCTACGGCGGCATGGTGCGTTCGAAGAACGTGCTGTCCGTGCTGGTGCAGGTCATCACGGTGTTCTCGCTGCTGGTGGTGCTGTGGATCGTCTACGGCTACAGCCTGGCGTTCTCCGGCGAGGGCCAATGGCTCGGCAATCTGGACAAGCTGTTCCTGAAGGGCGTCGGCATCGACACGCTGGCCGCCACCTTCAGCGACGGCGTCAGCCTGCCGGAGTACGTGTTCGTCGCGTTCCAGTCGACGTTCGCCGGCATCACCGGCGCGCTGATCGTCGGTGCGTTCGCCGAGCGCATGAAGTTCGCCGCGGTGATCCTGTTCTCGATCATCTGGTTCACCCTGGGCTACCTGCCGATCGCGCACATCGTGTGGGCCACCGGCGGCTATCTGTTCGAACTGGGCGCGCTGGATTTCGCCGGCGGCACCGTGGTGCACATCAATGCGGGCGTGGCCGGCCTGATCGGCGCGTACTTCGTCGGCAAGCGCCTGGGCTACGGGCAGACCGCACTGAAGCCGCACAACGTCACCCTGACCTACGTCGGCGCGTCGCTGCTGTGGGTCGGCTGGTTCGGCTTCAACGCCGGCTCCAACCTGGAAGCCAACGCCGGCGCCGCGCTCGCCTTCATCAACACGCTGGTCGCCACCGCTGCCGCGGTGATCGCTTGGGCGCTGGCCGAGAAGATCTTCAAGGGCAAGTCGTCCGCGCTGGGCGTGGCCTCGGGTGCGGTCGCCGGCCTGGTCGGCATCACCCCGGCCGCCGGCCTGGTGGGTCCGTTCGGCGCGGTGGCCATCGGCTTCATCGCCGCCATCGCCTGCGTGTGGGGCGTCACCGGCCTGAAGCGCCTGCTGAAGGTCGACGACACCGCCGACGTGTTCGGCGTGCACGCCGTCGGCGGCATTGTCGGCGCGATCCTGACCGGCGTGTTCTACAACCCCGCGTGGGGCGGCCAGGGCGGTGAGGACTTCGACCTGGTGGCGCAGGTCATCAAGCAGGCGACCGGCGTGGGCCTGACGATCGTCTGGATCGGCGTGGTCTCGGTGATCGGCTTCCTGGTCGCCAAGCTCGTGTTCGGCCTGCGCGTGGCCGAAGACGCCGAGCGCGAGGGCCTGGACATCGCCTCGCACGGCGAATCGGCCTACGAGGCCTGA
- a CDS encoding undecaprenyl-diphosphate phosphatase, translated as MTDLLAALLLGILEGLTEFLPVSSTGHLLIAQHWLGQRSDFFNIVIQAGAILATTLVFRRRIWELATGWRDAETRDYAMKLAAAFLVTAFVGLPVRLAGWELPETVTPIAWALILGGVWMLVAEHFAEKRGDVATITWKVAVLVGLAQVVAGVFPGTSRSAAAIFMAMLAGTSRRSSAAEFVFLVGIPTMFAASAYAFLELVKDNALGSENWGEVALAFAAATATGFVVVKWLLGYIKAHRFTGFAIYRIVLGGLLLLLMPVGS; from the coding sequence ATGACCGACCTGCTCGCCGCGCTGCTGCTCGGCATCCTCGAAGGCCTCACCGAATTCCTGCCGGTCTCCAGCACCGGCCACCTGCTGATCGCCCAGCACTGGCTGGGCCAGCGCTCGGACTTCTTCAACATCGTCATCCAGGCCGGCGCGATCCTGGCCACCACGCTGGTGTTCCGGCGCCGGATCTGGGAACTGGCCACCGGCTGGCGCGATGCCGAGACCCGCGACTACGCGATGAAGCTGGCGGCGGCCTTCCTGGTCACCGCCTTCGTCGGCCTGCCGGTGCGCCTGGCCGGCTGGGAGCTGCCGGAGACCGTCACCCCGATCGCCTGGGCCCTGATCCTGGGTGGCGTGTGGATGCTGGTGGCCGAACATTTCGCCGAGAAACGCGGCGACGTGGCCACCATCACCTGGAAGGTGGCCGTCCTGGTCGGCCTGGCCCAGGTCGTGGCCGGCGTCTTCCCCGGCACCTCGCGCTCGGCCGCGGCGATTTTCATGGCGATGCTGGCCGGCACCAGCCGGCGCTCGTCGGCGGCGGAGTTCGTGTTCCTGGTCGGCATCCCCACCATGTTCGCGGCCAGCGCCTACGCCTTCCTGGAGCTGGTGAAGGACAACGCGCTGGGCAGCGAGAACTGGGGCGAGGTCGCCCTGGCCTTCGCCGCGGCAACGGCCACCGGCTTCGTGGTGGTGAAGTGGCTGCTGGGCTACATCAAGGCGCACCGGTTCACCGGGTTCGCGATCTACCGGATCGTGCTGGGCGGGTTGCTGCTCCTGCTGATGCCGGTCGGAAGCTGA
- a CDS encoding ATP-binding protein, whose protein sequence is MRFEPTTDALSTPVAWADADGLVLGVNPAFARWMGVSTRRLLGQPLAALEIDGDAMARFLDNTDRDVLRLHRLALGMPGESPRFAEGWLSRLDGGGWLLEAHPVDEFPALDPTQALPNALSAALKGLAHELRNPLAGLKGAAQLLARRAVQRDDNDDERELIGLIESEINRLNNLLEQLLSPAPQRPHAPLNIHAVLERVLRLAENEGGWSVRLQRDYDPSLPELGGDADRLTQAVWNLVRNAFQAGAANIILRTRVEHGSRIHDHLHAMALRVEIVDDGRGVPEELAEHLFLPLVSGRAEGSGLGLALAQQVAREHRGTLTYRSRPGHTVFTLMLPQSLHDTDEERHVH, encoded by the coding sequence ATGCGATTCGAACCCACCACCGACGCCCTCAGTACGCCGGTGGCCTGGGCGGACGCCGACGGCCTGGTCCTCGGCGTGAATCCTGCCTTCGCCCGCTGGATGGGCGTCAGTACCCGCCGCCTGCTGGGACAACCGCTGGCGGCCCTAGAGATCGACGGCGACGCCATGGCGCGCTTCCTGGACAACACCGACCGCGACGTCCTACGCCTGCACCGCCTGGCGCTGGGCATGCCGGGCGAATCGCCCCGTTTCGCCGAAGGCTGGCTGTCCCGGCTGGACGGCGGCGGCTGGCTGCTGGAAGCCCATCCGGTCGACGAATTCCCCGCCCTGGACCCGACCCAGGCATTGCCCAATGCCCTGAGCGCCGCGCTCAAGGGCCTGGCCCACGAACTGCGCAACCCCCTGGCCGGCCTGAAGGGCGCCGCCCAGCTGCTGGCGCGCCGCGCCGTGCAGCGCGACGACAACGACGACGAACGCGAGCTGATCGGCCTGATCGAATCGGAGATCAACCGGCTCAACAACCTGCTCGAGCAACTGCTGTCGCCGGCCCCGCAACGCCCGCATGCACCGCTCAACATCCACGCCGTGCTCGAACGCGTGCTGCGCCTGGCCGAGAACGAGGGGGGCTGGTCCGTACGCCTGCAGCGCGACTACGACCCCAGCCTGCCGGAACTCGGCGGCGACGCCGACCGCCTGACCCAGGCGGTCTGGAACCTGGTCCGCAACGCCTTCCAGGCGGGCGCGGCCAACATCATCCTGCGCACCCGTGTCGAACACGGTTCGCGCATCCACGACCACCTGCATGCGATGGCGCTGCGGGTGGAGATCGTCGACGACGGCCGCGGCGTGCCGGAGGAACTGGCCGAACACCTGTTCCTGCCGCTGGTCAGCGGCCGTGCCGAAGGCAGCGGACTGGGCCTGGCCCTGGCCCAGCAGGTCGCCCGCGAGCACCGCGGCACGCTGACCTACCGCTCCCGTCCCGGCCACACGGTCTTCACCCTAATGCTGCCGCAGTCGCTGCACGACACCGACGAGGAACGTCATGTCCACTGA
- the ggt gene encoding gamma-glutamyltransferase produces the protein MTRFLRTAFLLALLATPAVQAKMPVATGTGGGAATISEQATQSAIDVLDRGGNAVDAAVAAAATLGVTDPFSCGIGGGGFMVVYLAKEQRVVTLDHRETAPAAVTSTLFIEEGREMDFYTAVSSGLSVGVPGTVRGWHEALQRYGTMSFEQVLAPAIATAEEGFTVDANFSSLIARNEGKFGRFPATAALYLRNGKALPAGTRLRNPDLARTYRLLAREGVEAFYAGPLASAIVDAVNRPPTASGISVRGGRMTLADLADYQARVRAPLRSRYRGYDLYGMPLPSSGGVTVFEALNILEGYDLKSLPRTQVEHLYLEASRLAFADRDAYLADPEYVDAPVAGLLSKAYAAQRRALIDPARAAPGPVGAGDPFAFQQDASYPLRPALRTLQPESTHTTHLTVSDKDGNVVAYTFTIEDWGGSGIVVPGYGFLLNNELTDFDFTGPHPNVPEGGKRPRSSMTPTLAFKDGRPAFSIGSPGGSTIITTVLQTIVNYIDQGLPMDQAIDAPRLSQRNGAVTDIEPGFAGSAQAQTLARLGQRWSDQAEEIGAANALVFHPDGTVTAVSEGHRHGIGSAQVQTPAR, from the coding sequence ATGACCCGATTTCTGCGCACCGCGTTCCTCCTCGCCCTGCTGGCCACCCCCGCCGTGCAGGCCAAGATGCCGGTGGCGACCGGCACCGGCGGAGGGGCGGCGACGATCAGCGAGCAGGCCACGCAGTCGGCCATCGACGTGCTGGACCGCGGCGGAAACGCGGTCGATGCCGCCGTCGCCGCGGCAGCCACGCTCGGGGTGACGGATCCCTTCAGCTGCGGGATCGGCGGCGGCGGCTTCATGGTCGTGTACCTGGCGAAGGAGCAACGCGTGGTCACCCTCGACCATCGCGAGACCGCGCCCGCCGCCGTCACTTCCACCCTCTTCATCGAGGAGGGTCGAGAGATGGACTTCTACACCGCCGTCTCCAGCGGCCTGTCGGTCGGCGTGCCCGGGACCGTGCGCGGCTGGCATGAGGCGTTGCAGCGCTACGGCACGATGTCGTTCGAGCAGGTGCTCGCGCCGGCGATCGCCACGGCCGAGGAAGGCTTCACCGTCGATGCGAATTTCTCGAGCCTGATCGCGCGCAACGAAGGCAAGTTCGGTCGCTTCCCCGCCACCGCCGCGCTGTACCTGCGCAACGGCAAGGCGCTGCCCGCCGGTACGCGCCTGCGCAATCCCGACCTCGCACGCACCTATCGCCTGCTCGCGCGCGAGGGCGTGGAGGCGTTCTACGCGGGCCCGCTCGCGAGCGCGATCGTCGATGCGGTCAACCGTCCGCCGACGGCGAGTGGCATCTCCGTTCGCGGCGGTCGCATGACCCTGGCCGACCTGGCCGACTACCAGGCCCGCGTGCGTGCGCCGTTGCGCTCCCGCTACCGTGGCTACGACCTCTACGGCATGCCGCTGCCGAGCAGTGGCGGCGTGACCGTATTCGAAGCGCTGAACATTCTCGAAGGCTACGACCTGAAGTCGCTGCCGCGCACGCAGGTGGAGCATCTCTACCTGGAAGCGAGCCGCCTGGCCTTCGCCGACCGCGATGCCTACCTGGCCGATCCCGAGTACGTGGACGCGCCCGTGGCCGGCCTGCTCAGCAAGGCCTACGCGGCGCAGCGGCGCGCGCTGATCGATCCCGCCCGCGCCGCGCCCGGCCCGGTCGGGGCGGGCGATCCGTTCGCCTTCCAGCAGGATGCGAGTTATCCGCTGCGACCCGCGCTGCGGACGCTTCAGCCGGAGAGCACGCACACCACGCACCTGACCGTGTCGGACAAGGACGGCAACGTCGTCGCCTACACCTTCACCATCGAAGACTGGGGCGGCAGCGGCATCGTCGTGCCGGGTTATGGTTTCCTGCTCAACAACGAGCTGACCGACTTCGATTTCACCGGCCCGCATCCGAACGTGCCCGAAGGCGGCAAGCGACCGCGCAGCAGCATGACGCCGACGCTGGCGTTCAAGGACGGCAGGCCCGCGTTCTCGATCGGCAGCCCGGGTGGCTCCACCATCATCACCACCGTGCTGCAGACGATCGTCAACTACATCGACCAGGGCCTGCCGATGGACCAGGCCATCGACGCGCCGCGGCTATCGCAGCGCAATGGCGCCGTCACCGATATCGAGCCCGGGTTCGCCGGCAGTGCACAGGCCCAGACGCTGGCGCGCCTCGGACAGCGCTGGTCCGACCAGGCCGAGGAAATCGGCGCCGCGAATGCGCTGGTGTTCCATCCGGATGGCACGGTGACTGCGGTCAGCGAAGGGCACCGGCATGGGATCGGCAGCGCGCAGGTGCAGACACCCGCGCGCTGA